A DNA window from Mesorhizobium sp. C432A contains the following coding sequences:
- a CDS encoding ABC transporter ATP-binding protein, producing the protein MKSLGSIRRDFAPWNDPNAKPYIQFENVTKKFGDFTAVNNLSLTIFEREFFALLGASGCGKSTLLRMLAGFEEPTAGRILLDGQDLRGIPPYRRPVNMMFQSYALFPHMSVEKNIAFGLKQEGMPGPDIEKRVAEMLKLVKLEQFAKRKPHQLSGGQRQRVALARSVAKRPKVLLLDEPLGALDKKLREETQFELMDLQQNLGLTFVVVTHDQEEAMTMADRIAIIDKGEVMQVATPAEVYEAPSSRFVAHFVGNVNMFEGKVAERAANTTRITGATGAQIVVENSTDTKAGSDIVFAIRPEKIKVSSTKPADAVNALEGEVYDVAYLGDMTVYHIRLDDGQIIRASALNAARVTDDPLTWNDRAWVSFRPDAGVVLTR; encoded by the coding sequence CGCGCCATGGAACGACCCGAACGCCAAGCCATATATCCAATTCGAGAACGTCACCAAGAAGTTCGGTGACTTCACCGCCGTCAACAATCTGTCGCTGACCATTTTCGAGCGCGAGTTCTTCGCCCTGCTCGGCGCGTCGGGCTGCGGAAAGTCGACGTTGCTGCGGATGCTTGCCGGCTTCGAGGAGCCGACCGCCGGCCGTATCCTTCTCGACGGCCAGGACTTGCGCGGCATCCCGCCCTACCGCCGCCCGGTCAACATGATGTTCCAGTCCTATGCGCTGTTCCCGCATATGAGCGTGGAAAAGAACATTGCCTTCGGCCTCAAGCAGGAAGGCATGCCGGGACCGGATATCGAAAAGCGCGTCGCCGAGATGCTGAAGCTGGTGAAGCTAGAGCAGTTCGCCAAGCGCAAGCCGCACCAATTGTCGGGCGGCCAGCGCCAGCGCGTCGCGCTCGCCCGCTCGGTTGCCAAGCGGCCAAAAGTCTTGCTGCTCGATGAGCCGCTCGGCGCGCTTGACAAGAAGCTGCGCGAGGAAACGCAGTTCGAGCTGATGGACCTGCAGCAAAATCTCGGCCTTACCTTCGTCGTCGTTACCCACGACCAGGAAGAGGCGATGACCATGGCCGACCGCATCGCCATCATCGACAAGGGCGAGGTGATGCAGGTGGCGACGCCGGCGGAAGTCTATGAAGCCCCCAGTTCGCGCTTCGTTGCCCACTTCGTCGGCAATGTGAACATGTTCGAGGGCAAGGTCGCCGAGCGTGCGGCAAACACCACGCGCATCACCGGCGCGACAGGGGCCCAGATCGTCGTCGAAAACAGCACCGATACAAAGGCCGGTTCCGACATCGTCTTCGCCATCAGGCCGGAGAAGATCAAGGTGTCGTCGACGAAACCGGCCGACGCCGTCAATGCGCTTGAGGGCGAGGTCTACGACGTTGCCTATCTCGGCGACATGACCGTCTACCACATCAGGCTGGATGACGGGCAGATCATCAGGGCAAGCGCGCTCAACGCTGCACGCGTCACCGATGATCCGCTGACCTGGAACGACCGCGCCTGGGTCTCCTTCCGGCCGGATGCCGGCGTCGTGCTGACACGGTAG